A genomic region of Prionailurus bengalensis isolate Pbe53 chromosome D1, Fcat_Pben_1.1_paternal_pri, whole genome shotgun sequence contains the following coding sequences:
- the LOC122483435 gene encoding olfactory receptor 51H1-like — protein sequence MADNNHSHFQHPYFVLTGIPGLEQKYYWIAFPLGAIYVIALFGNGVIISTIKSESSLHIPMYYFLCMLALADMRLTLCTLPSMLGIFWFNYKSIAFDSCLVQMYFIHTFSAIESGVLVAMAFDRVVAIWNPLRYETIITNGVVCRAGTVILTRAVCVVFPVPFLIKRLPFYHSNILSHSFCLHQDVMRLACASTRINSLYGLIAVIFTKGSDSLSILLSYVFILRVVMAIASGEGRLKALNTCVSHICAVLIFYVPLIGLSVIHRFGKHLSPLTHVLMANAYLLVPPVLNPIVYTVKTKEMRKKIIQIFVQTKITAEG from the coding sequence ATGGCAGATAATAACCACTCTCACTTCCAACACCCTTACTTTGTCTTAACGGGAATTCCAGGGCTTGAACAAAAGTATTACTGGATAGCATTCCCACTGGGTGCTATATATGTCATTGCCCTCTTTGGCAATGGTGTTATCATCTCTACCATCAAGTCTGAATCATCCCTGCATATCCCCATGTACTATTTTCTCTGCATGTTGGCACTGGCAGACATGAGACTTACCCTCTGTACTCTGCCCTCTATGCTAGGCATATTCTGGTTTAACTATAAGTCCATTGCCTTTGATTCCTGCCTTGTTCAGATGTACTTCATTCACACCTTCTCAGCCATTGAATCTGGTGTACTTGTGGCCATGGCCTTTGATCGGGTTGTAGCCATCTGGAACCCCCTCAGGTATGAGACCATCATAACCAATGGTGTGGTCTGCAGAGCTGGGACAGTCATCTTGACAAGGGCAGTCTGTGTGGTCTTCCCTGTGCCTTTCCTCATCAAGCGACTTCCCTTCTACCACTCCAACATCCTCTCCCACTCCTTCTGCCTTCACCAAGATGTCATGCGCCTTGCCTGTGCCAGCACTCGTATCAACAGTCTCTATGGCCTTATTGCTGTCATCTTCACCAAGGGTTCTGACTCCCTCTCTATCCTCCTCTCCTATGTGTTCATACTCCGAGTGGTAATGGCCATTGCCTCAGGGGAGGGCCGGCTGAAAGCACTCAACACCTGTGTTTCACATATCTGTGCTGTACTCATCTTCTATGTTCCACTCATTGGGCTGTCTGTCATCCATCGTTTTGGAAAGCATCTTTCACCACTGACTCATGTCCTCATGGCTAATGCCTACCTTCTTGTACCCCCTGTGCTAAACCCTATAGTCTATACCGTGAAGACCaaggagatgagaaagaaaataattcaaatatttgttcaaacCAAGATCACTGCAGAGGGTTAG
- the LOC122483436 gene encoding olfactory receptor 51H1-like: MTMNSTASHANHHSFILTGIPGMSDKNPWMAFPLGFLYTLTLLGNGTILAVIKVDESLHEPMYYFLSILAVTDVSLSMSTSPSMLSIFWFNAPEIPFDACITQMFFIHGFGVVESGVLVSMAFDRFVAIRDPLRYASILTHDIIGKIGIAVLIRAVCVVLPVPFLIKRLPFCRSNVLSHSYCLHQDAMRLACASTRINSLYGLIIVIFTLGLDALIILFSYMLILKTVLGIASRTERVKTLNTCLSHICAVLLFYVPLIGVTMIHRFGKHLSPVVHTLMANIYLLLPPVLNPIVYSVKTKQIRRRILHMFQGRKDRA, encoded by the coding sequence atgacaaTGAATTCAACTGCATCACATGCCAACCACCACAGTTTCATTTTGACAGGTATCCCTGGGATGTCAGATAAAAACCCATGGATGGCCTTTCCCTTGGGATTTCTCTACACACTAACTCTCCTGGGAAATGGAACCATCTTAGCTGTCATCAAGGTAGATGAGAGTCTCCATGAGCCTATGTACTACTTCCTCTCTATCTTGGCTGTCACCGATGTTAGTCTCTCCATGTCCACCTCACCCTCCATGCTCAGCATCTTCTGGTTTAATGCCCCTGAGATTCCCTTTGATGCATGCATTACACAGATGTTTTTCATCCACGGATTTGGAGTGGTAGAATCAGGAGTATTAGTGTCCATGGCCTTTGACCGTTTTGTGGCCATCCGAGACCCATTACGCTATGCTTCCATCCTCACCCATGACATCATTGGAAAGATCGGAATAGCTGTCCTCATCCGGGCAGTCTGTGTGGTTTTGCCTGTGCCATTCCTTATAAAGCGGCTACCTTTTTGCCGTTCCAACGTCTTGTCTCATTCATACTGTCTCCACCAAGATGCAATGCGGCTAGCCTGTGCCAGCACCCGCATCAACAGTCTCTATGGCCTCATCATAGTCATCTTCACATTGGGGCTGGATGCCCTCATCATTCTCTTTTCTTACATGCTCATCCTGAAGACTGTGCTGGGCATTGCTTCCAGAACTGAAAGGGTCAAAACCCTCAACACCTGCCTTTCTCACATCTGTGCCGTGCTCCTCTTCTATGTTCCTCTCATTGGTGTCACCATGATCCACAGATTTGGGAAGCATCTATCACCAGTAGTACACACACTCATGGCCAATATCTATCTGTTACTCCCCCCTGTACTAAACCCCATTGTCTATAGTGTGAAGACTAAGCAGATACGAAGGCGGATCTTACACATGTTccaggggagaaaagacagggcCTAG